The following is a genomic window from Armatimonadota bacterium.
AATCACCTCAACGCCCTCGACACGCTGTATCGCCTGGCCGATCGCGCCCGCCTGCGCGGGATCCTCCAGTCGCATCGCAACCGTCGTCACCTTCCCTGGCTGCTTGAAGATCTGCTGGGCGAGCTTGATCGGGACGAAGAAGAAGCCGTCGTCCTGGGTTCCCGTCGGCTCCAGGATGCCGATGATCCTGAGCGGACGGTTGAGTTCGGGCACCCACAACTCCTGACCCGTCACGAACGGATCGGTCTGCTGGTTGATCACCAATTCCGTTACCGCCGCATCCGAGCCAAGGACGACTGCGTCATCCTGGTCGGCGGCGAACCACTTCCCGCCCGGCTTCAGCGTCCACCAGTTCTTCAACTGAATCGTCCGTTCGTCCATGCCGTAGTAGATATCCGTGCGGTCCTCGTGGACGACCGCCGACATGAAGCCCGGGGCGAGAATCTGTATGCCGGGAATGCGCTCGATCTGCGCGACTACATCCTCGCCGAAATACGCCGGGGGAGTGCCGCCCTTGAGCAGTAGCGATGCCGCCTCGAACGGACACCCCGGCGGCACCACCAGAATGTGCACCCCCATCTGCTGCAACTGCTGCTTCAGGGAGGCGGAGTATCCGCGGTTGAACGACAGCAGAGTGTACAGCACGGCCACCGCCACCGCAATCGAGACAATGGTTAGCCCCGTGCGCACTTTGCGCTGCGTCAGGTTGCGCCAGGCCAAACGTAGGAATGACATAGCTTTCGCCTCTCGTCTTCGCGCCGCGCCCGCCGCGGAGAGTTGGTGCGGCAGGAAGCAGCCTACCAACTCTCCGCACGAGCGTTCGCGCTTCCTCAGTGCAACTCAGAGCCCTGCGCGGCGATCTGTAGCTCGCCGCTCTCGGTCTTCACTATCTTGCCAGTGGTGCGGATGGACTTGCCTTCCTGATGCAGCGGCAAGGCGAATCCGCCGCCGAAGCTGTCCGCGCGAATCTCCCCGGTCGCGTCTTTGATGTACCACCAGCAGCCGCTGCTGGGGCACTCCTTGGTCAACTCGCCGTCCACCGTCACCGTCTGCCCGACGTGTTCATCGGGCGCTTGCACGATGTCGCCGATGGCGGTGACCTCCGTGCCCGTCGACTGGCCGAAACGATTGGCTTGCCCCCGCTCGCTCCCGCCCAAGGCATACCAGATGCCCGCGCCGACTATGGCCACGATCGCGATACCTATCACAACACGCTTCATTCTGTCCTCCCTCATTTCTGATTATCAAGCACGTCCCGCACGACGAGGATCTTCTTCACTGAGAAGGCCACGGCGTGACTCGATTTGTCGTAACCGCTGATCGGCCGGATGTCCTTGCCCACCGTCAGCGGATCCTTCGCAGTCTTGCTCTTGAACTGCTCGAGGAATGCCTTCTGGTTGAGGTTGACCGGCTCGCGGTGGCGCTGGACATAGATGCCGACGATCTTGTCGTCCTCGCCGATGCCCACGACCGTCTGCACTGCGCCGTACTTGCCGCGGGCCTGGTGGGTGAGGACGGTGCCGACGACCTTGCCCTGCTGCTTGACTCGGTAGAACTTGAACTCGTTCTCGTCGGGATCGAGCCGAGCGCCGATGCGCTTCTCAATCTCTCGCTGCTGCGCTCTGGAGTACTTCCTCAGCTCGGTGGTGTAGCTGTCCCCGCCGGGGAAGAAGTTCTTGATGTCCCGGTCCGGCTTGAGCCAGACGCATAGCGCCCCAAAGGCGGTGTTGCTCAGCAGGGCTGCCGCGAGGGCGGCGGCCAACATCGGCGCGGCTCGCAACCGGATGGATCGTAGTCGTTTCATGCGCTCCTCCTGATACCGTAGCATGTGTCCGCGGGTGGTGGGTGTGTGGCATCCTGATGTCCCACGGAACGAGATGCACGCCGCGCGGGCGCCGAAAGGCGCACTATCGCCGGGCGAACGCACTAGGGGTGCGAGGCAACGGGCTGAGAGGCGTCGGCACGGCGGACGCGCAGCCTAGCTACGCGGAGGGAGGAGCACGCACGCCCGTGCCCGCTTTGACGAGCAGCACGGGGTGATGTGGGGCAGGTTCTTCGCGTTCTGAGGTGACTTGAAGCCGGACGGGACTTGCGTCGCACGGCGCAATCGCCTGGATACTCTCCGGCTCGCGATCGCGCTGGGAGACTTCAGTCGCCAGCAGCGCAGTCTCCGTTCGGTGGGACGGCGCGGCCAGGCACGCGCAGTCGTGCGGGCCACCGTTCTCCCCTGTGGCGAGATCCGCGCTGGCCCCGGACGGCGCACTACCCGGCTGCTCGCAGCAGCCGCAGCACGCCGGGGCGTTGTGGCTCGCATGCCGGCCCTGATGATCGGGGGTTTCAGCGGAGCAGGCGCCAAAGAACGCCACTCCGCTGAGGATCCAGACCACCGCCAGCACAACAGCCACCACTGACCGTCCGCGCTTCATGTCATTCCTATGATACCGTACGTTTCGCCCTTCGTAAACTGCTTGTGTGCGATTGCCGCGACGTTCCAGGGCCGATTTCGCCGTCCGGCGATCCGCTTGCATCCGCCTCAAGCGCGCGTCAGTCGCTGATGCCGACCCGCCATTCGTCGCTCAGGCACCGCACATCCGGGGCGTACATCGAGTATCCGTTCGTTGGCAGGGCATGGAAGCTGCCGGGGATCTCCGCCCGCAGCCGGTAGCGCACCGCGCGCGTCCCCTGCGGCATGTCGCTGATGAAAGTCGCGACCTTCTCGTCGCGCAGCTCGATATACGGGTACACGCCCGCGCCTTCGCCCGCGCGCGAGCCGCTGCGCACTTCCACCGGCTCACAGCCCGCGGGCTTCATGTCCTCGAACACCAGGTACTCGTAGTCGTTCTTCGCTTCTATGACCAGCTCGACCTCGATCAGATCGCCGCTCCGCAGCCGCGCACCGGAGGCCAGCTCCGCGCGGTCGTAGGCCAACTCCTGCCATGCCCGTCCGCGCTCCTTCTTGTCCACGAGCTTCGGCGTCAGCTTGAAGTACCGCCGCTGCACGAAGATCTCGTTGCCGCCGCCCGTGATGTCCTCCTCGAGCGAGAAGTATCGGAGATACGCTGCATAGTACAGCGTCCCGTTGCCCTTGACGCTGATCGTCAGCTCCTGCGTCCCGTCGCCGACGACCTCGTCGCCGACGATGAACCGGTTGTCGAAGAACAACGCGTTATAGCGGTTGACGCGATAGGTCCGCTGCACCTTGCCGCCGAAGTCCACGGTGACCGTGTAGTCGGGCGCCAGCTCCTGCTTGACCCGCATGAAATCAGCCAGCGCGTACACCGCCATCGCCGTCTCTTTGGTTGACGACCAATGGTTGCCGCGGCGGTTGTTGACCATCCACTTGACGATCATCGGCGCGAGGTCGTCATCCGGCCGGATCGCCATGTACGCGCGCAGGACGGCCGCGTTGGTCTCGACCGGGTTGTCCCACCAGCGGCACCACCACCAGCCGCGCTGCCGCGGCATCCAATTGCACGTGCCGTTGTCGCGGTCGACGTGCGCGGTGTTCTCCAGATTGTCGAGCACCACGCGCGCCTCGTCGAGGGCCCCGATCTGCTTGAGCGCGACCGCGAGCAGGGCCTGCGAATACGGCGTCAGCTTTATCCGGTTGCGGTAGAGGCGATCGAAGATCACCGCGCGCACCTCGTCGTCCACCGCCCCGCGCAGCGTCACAACCGAGCCGATGTAGGCCAGCCGGTGCAGGTTGTCATCTTCCTTCATGTCTTGGAGCAGGTACTGGAACCCGCGTTCCAGGACTTCGTCGCGGATATCCCAGTCGGCCTCACGGGCGGTGAACAGCCCGTAGCAGACATAGGCCGTCATGTAGGGGTCGCTCACATTCGACGGCCACCAGCCCCACCCGCCGTCGCTGTGCTGCTGCGCGTAGATGCGCTGCAGGCCGGCGCGCACCATCCGGGCAAGCCGCTCCGGATCGAAGATCGGCCCCGCGTCGCGCCGCAGGTACATCCGGCTCGCCATCTCCGCGGCATCAAAGCCGCCGGGCATCCCCTTGGGATAGGTGTATCCGCTGTCCGGCTGTGCCTGGCTGCCGGCCGAAGCATCCAACTCCTTGCGGTACGCATCGGCTCGTTTGCGCAGCTCGTCCAGGTCAATGCCGAGGTCGGTCAACGTCCGCGCGACGACCACGGTCGGCAGGAAGCGACTCATCGTCTGCTCGATGCAGCCGTACGGGTAGTCGGCGAGGTAGGGGAGGGCGTCCAATGCGACCGCCCCCAGCGACGGCGTCAGTTGCACGTTCAGCTCGGTCGCCCCGCGCCGGCGTTCCTGCGGGACATCGAGCTGCAAAGTCACGTTGTCCGAACCGGCGACGTCCCGCATCACGCCGCTCTCTGCTTCGAACTTCTCGACGCCGTGCACCAGGGCCGGGAACTGCATCTCGACGGCATCGGATTCCTCGTCGCTCTGCGCCGTCATTCGCACCGTCGCGCTGCCCGAGCGCAGCACGCGTACCACCCAGTCCACGCGCTGCTCGCCGTCCTGCGGGACGGTGATCCAGAGATCGGCCCCGGCGGCAGGCTCTTTCAGCCCGAGGTCGGCGGGGATGTCCTTGACCAGCTCCAACGTCCCGCCGTCCAGTGCGAGCGCCACCTTGACCTGCTTCTCCGACTTCAGGTAGTTGTGGACATTGGCAGACAGGACGACCAGGTCGCGCTCCATGAAGAACCGCGGCGCCTGGAGGCGGACGATAAGATCCTTGCGCGTGACGGCTTCCGCGGTTCCCTCGCCAACCTGGACCTCGGTCGTGAAGCCACGTGCCGTCGCTCGCCAGGTCGTCAGGTTCTCGGGCATAGTGACGGTCACGGTTGCGGTTCCGTCTGCATCGGTCACGACCGCCGGGCTCCAGAACGCTGTGTCGGCGAAGCGCGTTCGCACCTGTGCCGCCGCGAGCGCGGCGCCCGCTTCCCGGTCAGCGCGTTGAGCGGACGGTTCCGCAGACGGCGGAGCAGCCGGGGGCGGCGGCGCTAGCATGGCCCCTGCCTTCCCACCGACTCCTCCGTAAACGGCGTCCGCGGAGTAGTCCGCGAAGTAACCCAGCGGACTCATCTCCTCCAACGCATACGCGCGTACGCCTCCCACAGGCCTTCCGGCAACGCGATGGCGCAGCGAGATCCGCCCACCGCGCAGGCCTGGCGGCCAGTCCTGGAGTTGCCCCATGTCCTCGGGCAAGGTCCACTCGTGCCGCTTGTAGGGCTGCCGCGTCAGGTCGGTGGCCGAAGCGCCCTGGGGCGACCACTGCAATGACCAGTTCTGCGCGATATTGACGTAACGCCGCTCGCCGTAGAAGAAGACGCGGGGATCGGGCGCGTATTCCTTCTGGATGTAGAACAGCGACGCGTCCACCACGCCGATGCTGAGTTCCGCGCGCACCGGCTCGCCGCGCCAGTCCGTGGCCTTCAGCCGGAACGTCGCCTCGTCGTTCGGGCGGTACTCCGCGCGGTCGCTGGTGACGGAGACGTCGAGGAACTGCTTGCCCGGCGGCACGAAGACCTCGGTTCCCGTCTGGTACGCCTGCCACCCGCGCACCATCACGGCGCCAAACCGGAAGTTCGGCATATGATTGGCGCGCATCGGCACTTCGAGCACGCGCGATTTGCCCGTGATCCGCACCACGATCCGCCCGAGGATCTGGTCGCCGGCCTCTTGCGTCAGCAGTACGGTGGCGTCCGGCATGCTGCTCACGATCAGCAGCTTGCACGTCTCCCCTTCGTCATAGGTCTGCCGGTCCGGGACGAGTTGGATGCCGGTCAGCCGAAACGCGGCCTTGTCGAAGTCCGGCCCGTGCACCCAGGTGTATATACTGCTCGTGACCGTCTGCTCCCATGCATCAAGCGCCTCGAACGTGAACCGGTACTGCCCCGCCTCATCCGGCACCCACGAGAAGAACGCGCGGCCCTGGTCATCCGTCGCCACGCCTTCTTCGTGCACCACCGCCTCGACGAGGTCACTGGCGCCGCGCACCACTCGCTCGACGCGAATGCGCCCCTCGACCGCGGTTGGCCTCTCCATCACATCGAGCGTCGCCACCTCCAACTCGATCCGTTCCCCCGCCTGGTAGAAGCCGCGCGTGAGATCCAGGAAGGCGAAGCACTGCTGCTTGCTGACGCGGACCTCGCCGGTGCCCGTGATGGTGCGGCGGCTCTGGTCGGTCACCTCGGCCTCGACGGTGTAGGAGTACGCGCGCGCGTCCGGCCACCGGCCGCCGCCCTCGGTCTCCAGGTCAACCAGCAGTTGGCCCTGCGCATCCGTGCGCCCGGAGCCCTCCTTGACCGCCTCGCCATTTCGGTAGTAGCTCGCGTAGTCGCCCTGGTTCCAGTATCGGAAGAGCCAGTCGTACCGCTGGGGGAAACGATGCCTCGGATAGTAGGGCAGGCGGAACACGCGATACGTGACTTCCGCCCCCACCACCGGCGCGCCGAAATAATAGCGTGCGCTAATCGCCGCCGAAAGGCTTGCGCCGACCCGTGCCTGCTCCGCGGACGGCGTCACCGTCACCTCGAACTCCGGCTTCTTGTACTCCTCGACGCGGAAGCGGTTGCTCCCGCGCTCGGAAATCGGCACGGTGCTCGAGGGAACGCGGACCTGGACCGTATACTCGCCGAGCGGCGCCTCTTCGTTGAGGGCGAAGCTGCCGTTGACCGAGCCGAACTCGCTCGTCGTGAGATTGCCCTCGTGGACCTTCTCTCCCTGCGGATCGAGCACTCTGAGCGCGACGGGCACGTCCGTGGCCGGCTGGTAACGACCGGGCGCGTCGTCATCCTGGTCCGCCGCCGATCTCAACGTCAGCACGGCGCGGAAATGCACGCGCTGATTGGGGCGATACACCGGCCGGTCAGTACACACGTACGCGCGGTACTCGTCGCGGTTCTCGCGCCAGCCGCTGTGGCTCGACAGCGGCCACGTCACGGCGTACCGGTCGCCGACCCAGGCAAGTGCTTCGACGCGGCTGTGGTATACGGCGCGCCCGCGGGTGAGCGGTTTCCCCTTCAGGCCATCCTGGTTCGACTGGCCTCGCTCCACGCTGACGTGTGATTTGTTCTCCTCGTTGTACACCTCGCGGATGACTACATCCGCCCCCTGCACCGGCCGCCCGCTGTCCGCGTCGCACACAAAGACGAGCGCTCGGTCTTTGTCCGCCCTCTGCACGATCGCCAGGTCGGTGAGCAGCACCAGCGCGGCAGCGCGCGCTTTGCCTGATCGTGCCTCGACCGCGTACGCGCCGACTTCCTTCAGCGGCGCCGCTACGCTCTCCCCGAGCAACTTGTGCTCGCCCGTGTCCTGGGTCACGTGAGTCCAGGTCGCGACTTTCTCCCCGCGACGCCAGGAGCCGGTGGGAATGTCGCCAAAAGCAGCGTACCAGCGCTGCCAGGTGAGGCGGGGATTATTCAGGAGCCGTGGCCGCAGCAGAATCCTATCCAGCCGCACGCGATACGCAGTGAACTCCACCGTCTTCACATTGCGTCCGTTGAAGCGGATCGTCGCCTTCTCCCCCGGTCGCGCGGTCTGCGTAGCCAGTCCAATCGCCGGCCACTCGATGTCCTGGATCCGCTCCCGTGCGTCGCTCACCCAAGTGCTGTCCGGCCAACGCTCGATGAGTTCGCGGTAGACCGCGAGCGCCTGCGTGAATTCGTGTTTGCCCTCCAACCAGTTCCCGGTCGTCAGCTGCGCCTGCGCCGCGATGGGATGCTTGGGGTACTCCTTCGGGATCGAGCGGATAATGGCAATTGCATCCAGGTCCTGGTATGGAAACGGGAGCTCGATCCATTCCTTCTTCTCCGAATCGTAGACACGCATCATCTCGCGCATGCGCTGCTGGTAGAACTGGACATAGAGCGCGCGCGCCAGTCGCGCCTGGGGCGCGCGGCGTCCTTTCTCCATCGGCTCGATTTGCTCGTACAGGCCCAGGATGCGCTGCGGCATGGGTTGAGTCGGGTCATATGGCTTCGTGGGCGTGAGCGTCCAATCGTGATCGCGCAGCTTGTTCACCTCGGCGGGGTCAGGCTCTCCGTAGCGCGCGGTAAGCGACGGGCGCTTCTCCCGCTCGAGGGCTATGAGGACCCGGGCGAGGGAAGACAGATCCTCGGAACCAAGCACGTCGGCGAGGTCGAAGTTGAGATCCGCCTCCTCCTTCTCCGCGCGTGGTTGAAGCTGCTCGTAGAGCCGCTTGGCATCCTCGAACGCCGCCACCGCGCCCTCCTGGTCCTCCTTCCAGAGGTTGATCCGCTCCGGCTTCTCGGCGCCTGCGACCCTTGGGTAGTCCTCGCCACGGTACACCCGGTCACCCACGCGATATCCCTGGTGGGGCACAAATACCAGTAGCTGGCCGAGCCAGTAGTGCCCGCGCGCGCCCCACAGGCCGTCCGAATGGGCTTCGATGAAGGTGCGGGTATGCTCCAGCGCGTCGTCCCAGCGCTCCGAACGCCCGAGGCACACCGCGACGCGATACTCGATCTGTGTTTTGCGGTCACCTGCGACGTCGGCCGCGAGGGCCTGCTGATAGCCATCCAAGGCCTTCGCGTAGCTGCGCTCGGCGTAGAAGCGGTCGGCCTCCTCCAGCGTCACATTCCCAGAGGTCAGACGCGCCGCTCCGAAGGCGATGGATGCTGCGACCAGGCACAAGACGAAGACAGCCACCGGACGTTGCTTGAGCATTCTCGTCCCCTCTCTGCGCGGCAAGCTCTAGCAATTGGACTTCTCCTTCGCCGGATTAGTTCCCGCCAATTCCTCACCCCGCCTGTCGGGGTGAATCAGCGCGTGCTCTCCCGATTCGGCGCGGGCTGCGAACGGGAGCCGCGCTTGACCGCCGCTCAGAGCCACTGGTACCATGTGATGCGGGCGGTAAGACGGGTCAGCGAAGCCGGCCTGTCTCGCGAGTATCTCAGCTGCTCCAGGAGGAAGTTGTATGCGATTCGTGTTTCCTGTGGTCGTTGTCTCTGTCGTTGCGTGCCTCTCGTCCCCCCGAGGTATGGCCGCGACCAAGGCGGATGCCGCGAAGACGTCCCCGAGCCCCTCGGTCGGGAAGGTTGCGGCCCGCGCGATCAACCCTCAGGCCAAGCTGCCGAAGTTCAGGGTCATGTCGGTGCAGCAACTGAAGTCGGCGCAGTCAGGGCTCGCCCGCGTCGCAGTGAGAGGCCCCGGGCGGGCGATCGGGGAGATCGCCGGCATGGCCATGGAGCGAGTGGAATCGGGCACGGCGTCTCCCGCCTACGCGTCGGGGAGCGGCGTCGTCCTGCGTCCGCTGCGGCCATACGATGAGGAGTCGGGATCCACGCTGATCCTGCGCGGGGTGGCGTGGAACGAGCGAGTACGTCGGCAGGTGATGGCTGGGGATACGGATGTGAGTTTTTCTCTCGCCCTGGCGTCGCCTTGGCTGACCGGCACCAACGCCTACTTCCAGCGTCTGCCGTCAGGGCCGCACACGTATATACTCACAATCGGCACGACGGCAGCGGTGGACCGAATGCGCGTCCGCGTCGGGGACCGCTTCCTGCTGCCGAGTCAACTGGTCGCCGGCCCAGCGGCGTCGGGGGTGCGCGCGCTGTTCACGTACGAGCCGTCCGGTCCCGACAACTATCTGCTGGTCATCGTCCAGTACCTCCCGGGTGAGGGTACCGAGAGCCACGTGGACTTCCACCACATTCAGCTCGTGCAGCTCGACTAGACCGGCATTGCCTGGATCGCAGCCGCGGACGGCGCCCTCCGACCTGAGCGGATGACCTACCGCCGTCTGTGGGGCATGTGCAGGCCGAACTCGGTGCTCGCGCCGACGGTCGCTGGGCCTACCACAGCGCGGCAGCGGCAGGCACGGCGGGGCGGTCCTTGAGGCTAATCGCGTCGCGCGTGCACGCGGTGCGGCAGATGCCGCACCCATAGCATTCACGCGCCTCGATGAAGCACTCTTCCTGCACCGCCGAGTACCCNNNNNNNNNNNNNNNNNNNNNNNNNNNNNNNNNNNNNNNNNNNNNNNNNNNNNNNNNNNNNNNNNNNNNNNNNNNNNNNNNNNNNNNNNNNNNNNNNNNNGGCTGAATTCCGCCCACCCCTCCGCCTCCGCTGCCTGTCGCTTCGCTTCCTGCTCAATGATGGAGTCCGCCATCGCGGCGATCGCTCCGGGATCTTTTGGCAGACCGATGTCTCCGACCGTTGCGCCGTAGCTTTTGAAGAACTGCGTTAAGTCTTCTCCCGCAGCCAGGCTCATTTCGCGCACGTATGAGTCAAAGTCGGGCGTTACCATGAACGTGCTCGCGCCGTGTTCGGCGCGATGGATACGGACAAGCCGCCGAAACATGTCGATCCCGTATCGTTCGTAAAGCTCCCTGAGAACGAGCGCGCACTTCAGCATGCGAAAATGGTTCCAGTTGAAATCGCGCTGCGGCTTGCCGGGGTAGGTCTTGTCCGGGTCAGGAATGGATATATCGAACCGCGTGAAGTCAGGATCGTCGGCCTGTATGATCACCTTGTGACTGGCTATGTCGCGCTTTGCCTGCTCCGCCGACATTACTCCCAGGCGCGCCCCGAGTTCGCTGCCCACGAATGTCGCCCACGCCTCGGTGAAAGAGGGCGCCATCGGCAGCGGCCAAGCATTGGTCATCTCCCAGAGCAGGAACCCGTCGAGGGCGGCTCGGTCGCCAGTGAGTACGCCGATGCCGAGAAGCGGGAAGCTGGTGAACGCTCCGCCGCCGGTCGCCAGTGCTTCCAGGCGCAGAGGGCGGCGCGGCTCGCACTGGAAAAAGTCCTTCATCGCTGCATAGAAGCGATCATACGCGGCGAGGATGTACGCCGCGCCGTCGCGCAGCGCAGGCGTGTAGGCGACCACCAGGCCATTGCGTTCGAGCACCGTGCGCGGCGTCCGCATCTGCAGCCCTCTTCGCGGCTTGGCCGGCGAGTCGTTCCGCTGGTCGAGGCGCGCCAGCCAGTCAAATAGGCGCACGATGAACTCGCGCTGCCGCTGGGTCTGCGGCGTCGAGCGCTCGAAGCTCGGATTGCGCAGCAGGGAGTGATCGGTCGTTATCACGACGCGGCCGCCGCCGTACTGCAGCAGGAGCAGGACCGCGCTCCCGCCCGCGTCGGTCGCCATCACGCCGGCGCCTCGCAACTGCGGGTCCGATTGTCGCCCAATGGTCATGACCCCGACTGGATGCGCGTGCAGCCTGGTCAGTTCGAACGCGTTGCCGAAAAATGCCTCGCTCACTGTGGTCAGCGGCGGTTGGCCCGGAGTTCGTTCGAGCCTCACCCCGAAGAGATCCGCGACTTTCTCGATCGGGTAGTCTCTCCCGGCGAAGGACGCCAGTGGATTCGCCATGAGATACAGGCCGCCGCCCTCCAGCACGAACTGGCGAATGCGCGAGAGCGAGCGGGCATCGTAATCTATGCTCACCGAACTCTGATGCAGTAGGAGTACGTCGAACGCGTCCAGATCATCGGGCGGAAAAACGTCTCGCGATACAGTGACATCATACCCGCTTTCGTATAACACCCCGCCGAGATGATCCACCGCGAACAGATACTCATGGGACTGATCGAGGAGGATGCTTCGGCTGTTGCGCGGCGACGCAGCGCTGGCGGTATTCAACGGCACGCCCAAACCGATCAGCGCTGCGGCCACCACGATAACCAGCGCGGGGCCCGCCGGACCCGCGATGCGACCGGAAACGATACTCATGGATGAACACTCCCGAGGACGGCACATGGCAGATCAGACGTTCTTCTTCGCGCGGCTAACGTAATCCTTGGCTCGCGATCAGATGACGCGCGACCGCAACGCGTTCGGGAGGGCCTCGCCGTCTCTCGCGGCCCTCCCCAGTTCACGGGCGTCCACATGTGTCCGCAATGTGCCGCTACCGCGTGCGAGGCCTAGAGATTCCGCTTCTCCAGGTACTGCTGGTGGTACTCCTCGGCTCGCCAGAATCGCTCCGCCGGCAGTATCTCCGTAGCGATCTGCCCCTTGTACTTGCCTGATTCCTCCAGCTTTGCCTTCGAAGCTGTCGCCGCTGCCTCTTGTTCCGGGCTGTGGAAGAAGATCGCGGAGCGGTACTGGCGGCCCGCCTTGCGCGATGGGTCGTGCAGCCCCCAGAACACGTCGAGCAACTCGTCATAGGTGACCTGCTCGGGGTCGAACGTCACGTGCACTGCTTCCGAGTGGCCCGTCGTTCCCGAGCACACCCTTTCGTACGTCGGCTTCTCGACGTCACCGCCCGTGTAGCCGACAGAGGTGGACATGACGCCCTTCACCCGCCGAAAAGCCTGCTCCACCCCCCAGAAGCATCCCGCTGCGAAGGTCGCCGTCTCGAGATTGTCTCTACTGTTCGCGGTATGCATAGTCGTCTTCGCGTCAAGCACACTT
Proteins encoded in this region:
- a CDS encoding ABC transporter permease, with product MSFLRLAWRNLTQRKVRTGLTIVSIAVAVAVLYTLLSFNRGYSASLKQQLQQMGVHILVVPPGCPFEAASLLLKGGTPPAYFGEDVVAQIERIPGIQILAPGFMSAVVHEDRTDIYYGMDERTIQLKNWWTLKPGGKWFAADQDDAVVLGSDAAVTELVINQQTDPFVTGQELWVPELNRPLRIIGILEPTGTQDDGFFFVPIKLAQQIFKQPGKVTTVAMRLEDPAQAGAIGQAIQRVEGVEVITMSELLGTQQRMLESARMLVMAIVVIAIAISAMGVLNTVLMSVFERTREIGVMRATGASKAHVFSLIWLETVVMTAVGGVTGLLLAIGGAGVMERVVVAALSSVKFVTVNTHSRLAAFDPRIVVMTLLFVLGIGLLAGVYPAFRASRQEPIEALRTE
- the msrA gene encoding peptide-methionine (S)-S-oxide reductase MsrA codes for the protein MHTANSRDNLETATFAAGCFWGVEQAFRRVKGVMSTSVGYTGGDVEKPTYERVCSGTTGHSEAVHVTFDPEQVTYDELLDVFWGLHDPSRKAGRQYRSAIFFHSPEQEAAATASKAKLEESGKYKGQIATEILPAERFWRAEEYHQQYLEKRNL